The DNA sequence GGCAACTCTAGCATAAGTTATGTCGAAAATTCAGCAACAATCCGTATGGTTCACTAGAGTTTTCCTCAAAATTATCGTCAGTTTAAGAGGCTGATCAATTATGCAAGCAAGTTCTGGTTTGCCCATGCAATAGCTTGGACTCTATTCTTAACGGCTAACTTACGAAATATTTGATAAAGATGAGATTTGACGGTGAATTCGCTAATAAACAAGTCATCGGCTATTTGCGTGTTTGATGAGCCTGATTGAAGGCAGCGAATCACTTGTAGCTCTCTAATGGTTAAGTCGACATTAGTAGGGGTGGTATTGGTGCTCACGATATTTCGATAGTAGAAGAGTAATTGGCTTGCCACTTTTCTAGGTAGCCAGTTGTCTCCATTAATGACCTCTTCAAGTCCCTTCGCTATTTTGGCTTTCTCTTCAGAGTTGTAAAAGAGACCTTTTAATACGCCAAACGTAATCAACTCCGATGTGGGAAGAGCTTTGGGGACATTGAATAAAATGATCTCATGATTTTTCCACATCACAGGTAGATTTGGATGAAGGTTGATTAATCGAGGCACCTCTTTGTAATCAACCAGTAAAATTCGGTTGCTCTGCTTTCGATCAAATAACATCAAATCGTCCGGTGTCATTTTGTAGAGAATAATAGATAAGTGCTTTTCTATCTCTTTTACATGTAGATAGGTGTCGTTTGGGTCGATGCACAGAAAATGCAAAGTGCGAGCGTATCGAGATTTTCTCATTGAAACGTCCTGTTTAAGTAGAATTAGATTCCACGTTGTCATGCAGGCCTTCGCTTCTCTACCGCCTTAATAGTGACTTGCGTTGAATATCAATTATCAAAGTAAATGAGTGGTTTGTAAGTGGAGAAAAAAGCAACATCGCTCTGAATATCATGATTTGTTACGTTTTTATTCTTTGTAGTGAGGCGAGAATAGGAATGCGATTTATCACTGCAGAAAAGCATGCTATTCTTGTGCGCTAAAATTTTCTGAGACTATGAATTTAGACGGAGCAAATCATGGCTAGCCGTGGAGTTAACAAAGTTATATTAGTGGGTAACCTAGGTAATGACCCTGAAATTCGTTACATGCCCAATGGCGGTGCAGTAGCGAACATTACCATTGCAACGTCAGAGTCATGGCGTGATAAAGCAACTGGCGAACAGCGTGAAAAAACAGAATGGCACCGTGTTGCTCTGTTTGGCAAGCTGGCGGAAGTTGCTGGTGAGTACCTACGTAAAGGTTCTCAAGTTTACATTGAAGGTCAACTTCAAACGCGTAAATGGCAAGATCAAAGCGGTCAAGATCGCTACACAACAGAAGTCGTTGTTCAAGGCTTCAACGGTGTAATGCAAATGCTTGGTGGTCGTGCTCAAGGCGGTGCTCCTGCTCAAGGTGGTATGGGTAACAACCAACAGCAAGGTAGTTGGGGTCAGCCACAACAGCCACAAGCACAGCAACAATACAGTGCTCCAGCTCAACAGCAGCCGAAAGCACCTCAACAAGCTCCTCAGCAGGCTCAACCTCAATATAATGAGCCGCCAATGGATTTTGATGATGACATCCCATTTTAAGCCCTGTTTTTAATATATTATAAAGACAGTATTAAATTGGAAAAAGCCGCGTTTATCGCGGCTTTTTGTTACCTAGAATTCTTAACGCTTTATTTACAACGTCAATTTATAGTATAAGTAGCAATACGGTATAATGTGAGTTGAAAAGGATTTCGTTATTCATGAGATATACCCCGACACTAAAATTGAGCACTCGATTGGTCGCATTTGTCACTGTGATAGTGATCAGTGCGATGTTCATTCTTTTTATTGGTGGCACACTTTCCTTTAAGCGTATCGGACAAGAATATTTAGATCATTATTTGGTTGGTATTGTCGACGTTGTAGATAAAGAGATGGAAGATCCTGACGCCGCGTATTCGATGCAGCGTTGGATGCCTAAGATGTTGCAGGCAAGCAATATTGTTGAGATGAAACTCTCGAACCAGACTGGCATCGTTTATCGATTCAAAGATACCTCCCCACAAATTGATCCCAATCGTCTTTATGAAAGAAGCTTCATTCTAGAGCGCAATGAAGGTTATCGAATCGAGTTTAAAGCATTGCCTCCTTATATTGGTTATAGCTACTCAATGGAAGCAATGTGGTCAATTACTTTGGCGGTTGCATTGATCCTTTTCTGTCTGGCTCGTGGTGTTCGTTGGTTGAAGGAACAGTTGATGGGTTCTGAGATCTTGGAAGAGCGAGGAAGAATGATCCTCGCTGGGCAAGTTGAGGCTCATGCAAAGGGAGATGAACTTGAATGGCCATACACGGCAAGTGAAGCCTTGGATGTCTTGATCGAAGAGCTGCAAGATGCTCGTCAAGAAAGAAGCCGCTTCGATACCTTTATCCGTACCCATACCTTCCTAGACAAACTCACAGGCACGGCAAACCGAGTCTTATTCGATAACAAGCTTGAATCGGCTTTGCATGAAAGCGGTGCTCGAGGTGGTGTGTTATTGATACGTATCGACGAATGGGAGCAAGTCCGTGATGCTAATGACAAGCAAATCACTGACGGCTTTATTATCGAAGTTGGCGAAGTATTGTCGAATATTGTTCAACGCTATCCTGATGTTATTTTTTCTCGTTATTACGATGCTGATTTTGCCGTATTTATTCCGCATCAAGGGGCTAAAGATATTGCTACCTTGGCGGCTCAGTGTTTAAGGCAGTTAGACAAGATAACCCCGCCGGAACCTTTAGATTCTGATAATTGGTGCCATATTGGCGTAACCATGTATACCGAAGGTGAGCGTCACAGTCAGATCATGGATGAAACGGAAACGGCATTAAAGAGTGCCCAGCTGGAGCGTATTAATAACTGGAGCCGTTACCCTAAGCAGAATACAAATGAGTTGGATAGAGGCAGTGTTCGTTGGAGAACATTATTGGATAAAGCGCTGCTTCCTGAAAATTTAGTAATCTTTGCTCAGCGATGTTATCTTATGCCGGAATCTGGTCAAGCCAATGAATTACATAGAGAAATATTCACTAGAATTCAGGACCCTGATAAAGGTTTATTGAAATCGTCTCGATTTATGCCTGCGGTAGAGCAAGTGGGTTATCAAGCTCAAATGGACCAATCGGTTCTAAAGGTTTTGTTGAAATCGCTGAAAGAGTCAACTCAGCCTCTCAACTATTCGGTGAATCTGAATGTTACTCCATTTGCGAATAAACAGCATTTTAAGTGGTTTAGAAGTGAGTTATTACAGCTCTCTGCTCAGCATCGCTCTCAGCTTGCGTTTGAGTTTCCTGAAGGGCACTTGATTGCCCACCTTGATTATATGAGACCGGTGGCAAAGATGCTGCGAGGTTTAGGGTGTAAAGTGGTGGTTGGCCAAGCTGGACGAACCATTGTTAGCACTCACTATATAAAGGACTTGAAGGTCAATTACATTAAGCTTCATCGAAGCTTAATAAAGAAAATCGATCAAAGGCATGAGAATCAACTGTTTGTCCGAAGCTTAATTGGGGCATGCGGTGATTCTCCAACTCAAGTTATTGCTGTTGGAGTCGAGACAAAACAAGAAAAGAACACCTTGATAGAGTTAGGCATTAACGGCTATCAAGGGAGATATTTCGACGAAGAACAACAGATTATCCCTTTGCCTAATCAAGCTGAAAAGGTCGCGAAAGCGGAATCTGTTGTGAAAGTTGGACGAAGAAATCGATGGCGTAAGAGTAGTAGTTAACAATGAATTTTAAAGCGATTTTAGACAAGATAAAGCCAACTAATAATAAAGGCAGCTCTCAAGTTGTCATGTTAGGCAACGATGCCATTTATATTTCATCGACAGAACAAGAACCTCAAGTAACTAGCATTCCCGTGGTTAATGGGGACTGGGAGAGTGCGCTAAAAAAATCGCTTAGCAGTGAGGCGTTTACTAGTAATAGCCTCCAGCTGATTGTCTGTGCTAACTACTACCAAACCTACCAAATTGATAAACCGGACATTCCAGAGAGTGAATGGTCGGTTGCCCTGCCTTTTTTACTCAAAGATCTTGTCTCTGAAAGAGTGACTGAAATTGTCGCGAGTGCGGTCGCGTTGCCGACGTCGAATAAGCTGCAAGTGTATGTTCTGCCTAAAAAGCTGTTAGACAAGCTTTTGAATATTGCTAATTCGGTTCAGGTTGAATTAATAGGT is a window from the Vibrio splendidus genome containing:
- a CDS encoding LuxR C-terminal-related transcriptional regulator translates to MRKSRYARTLHFLCIDPNDTYLHVKEIEKHLSIILYKMTPDDLMLFDRKQSNRILLVDYKEVPRLINLHPNLPVMWKNHEIILFNVPKALPTSELITFGVLKGLFYNSEEKAKIAKGLEEVINGDNWLPRKVASQLLFYYRNIVSTNTTPTNVDLTIRELQVIRCLQSGSSNTQIADDLFISEFTVKSHLYQIFRKLAVKNRVQAIAWANQNLLA
- a CDS encoding single-stranded DNA-binding protein → MASRGVNKVILVGNLGNDPEIRYMPNGGAVANITIATSESWRDKATGEQREKTEWHRVALFGKLAEVAGEYLRKGSQVYIEGQLQTRKWQDQSGQDRYTTEVVVQGFNGVMQMLGGRAQGGAPAQGGMGNNQQQGSWGQPQQPQAQQQYSAPAQQQPKAPQQAPQQAQPQYNEPPMDFDDDIPF
- the csrD gene encoding RNase E specificity factor CsrD, whose product is MRYTPTLKLSTRLVAFVTVIVISAMFILFIGGTLSFKRIGQEYLDHYLVGIVDVVDKEMEDPDAAYSMQRWMPKMLQASNIVEMKLSNQTGIVYRFKDTSPQIDPNRLYERSFILERNEGYRIEFKALPPYIGYSYSMEAMWSITLAVALILFCLARGVRWLKEQLMGSEILEERGRMILAGQVEAHAKGDELEWPYTASEALDVLIEELQDARQERSRFDTFIRTHTFLDKLTGTANRVLFDNKLESALHESGARGGVLLIRIDEWEQVRDANDKQITDGFIIEVGEVLSNIVQRYPDVIFSRYYDADFAVFIPHQGAKDIATLAAQCLRQLDKITPPEPLDSDNWCHIGVTMYTEGERHSQIMDETETALKSAQLERINNWSRYPKQNTNELDRGSVRWRTLLDKALLPENLVIFAQRCYLMPESGQANELHREIFTRIQDPDKGLLKSSRFMPAVEQVGYQAQMDQSVLKVLLKSLKESTQPLNYSVNLNVTPFANKQHFKWFRSELLQLSAQHRSQLAFEFPEGHLIAHLDYMRPVAKMLRGLGCKVVVGQAGRTIVSTHYIKDLKVNYIKLHRSLIKKIDQRHENQLFVRSLIGACGDSPTQVIAVGVETKQEKNTLIELGINGYQGRYFDEEQQIIPLPNQAEKVAKAESVVKVGRRNRWRKSSS